The Xenopus tropicalis strain Nigerian chromosome 1, UCB_Xtro_10.0, whole genome shotgun sequence DNA segment gctcaggtgcaggcacatgtagccaatatccaccagaaaacacgagacttcatatgttcggcggatatcggctacatgtgcctgcacccgagcgtattccattcattcgggtgcaggcacaggtaggaggtgtatggcgctattttcggcttgtcgaaaatatacgccaaacgccacatctggcattagccttatgggcAGATACTTTCTTAAATGCATGCACCAAGTCCAGTATTTTGGGATTCAGTTGAACTCCagatcctttgtaaaagatttggccaaatactgaaccaaatctgaatcataCTAGGCTATGGAAGGGTGAAAGAGAACCATTCATGTGTTTAAAGTCTTCAACTTACTTTTTATATGACGAGAAGTctcgtgattttaaggattcggtttggcaaGGCATGTGGATTCCTGCTTTATGTGTTTGGTCAGGTTCCCTTTGTCTAACACAGTTTGTTTTAAGATCATAAACCATTCAGTGTGACATATAATAGGGGAAATCACCAGTGTATAGTAGTGTTGGGCCAGGTCTGTTGTTCGTGTTATTTTTACACTTGTTCTTGGGTTAGTAGTTTTCATATTAAAAGTCTAATTTTGATATGATCTGGATACTAAAACTGTGGTTTTATCTAAACTAGATCAAAATATGTGAGACATGTCAAAATGCAGAGCACCACAAGAACACACCCAGAAAATGCAAGCCTGTGAAAGTGGACCGCCCTTGGGAGGTGCTGAGCATTGTTTTTCATGGTAAGAAGCTGGAGTTATTTAGCCTCAGAATGTTCACCATGGGCCTTGGCATGATATTTTGTGTTGGATATATGTTCTGCTTGCTGTTGTAACAAGGAAAAATAGACACATAGAAAAAGGAACTGTGAAGCTGACCAGTTACATCAGTCATCTccagtctgaccagtcctacacaaAGTTTTATCTGATTCAGTAAGATTTCTACTATGCTACTGCTTTAAtgcattattacatttttcatgGGACTAACTTTTACCTACAACTTACTAGTTTTCAAAGAGTAATaatcccaaatggttgccctttttattggccaccactgggatcacaagactgtagctgggaagggtgggagctacaacaaggacctgtagttggccagcttgaatatactgcaatatatggacaaacaatccctgttgtttaaaggggagggcgtTTCTTAGTAGCTTTGCAGCATTGTATATTGCATCTTTCCAATTTTAGTTAGTCCCACCTTAGCTCTTCAGAGGAAACTGATCTAAAGAGACAATCTTTAAATTAGTAAAAGTGATTAGTTTGTAGCTGCATTTACAGCAGTCAGGTGCTTAACCCCATGGGTCACAAAACTGTCCCCTAGAAGAAGTCAAACTGGAGTCGGTGAATAATAAGGTTGCTGTTGCGTGTCAACTCACTTTTCCTCACTGTCTTGCCATATTTTCTGTGTATTTGATTTGCTCTTTTTGAACATAATTATGCATTGTCCCAAACATATATATGCATACTGTACTGATTTATTTTTAGTCCAAatcataaacccaataggattgctgtttctccattaaggattaagaATATCTTAgctactatcaagtacaaggtactgtttttttatcagagaggaaaaggaaataatttttaaaaactaaaattatttgcttaaatggagtgtatgggagaaggTGTTCCTGTAATTACGtgctttctgaataactggtttccagataagaaatcccAAGCCTGTATAATGAACAGGAGATTAATGTTTTCAAActctaaaaaaactttttttggtaACATAATATGGGATTTTGGAAGGTTTTTATTAAAGGTCATATGGGGCACCGCCGGGCACACTGTACACTGTTTGCCACActacagaaaatattttacaaaaaaaaaaaaaaactaacatcATAATTGCAGAATTAAATAGTTGCTTAGGTTCTTTCTGACAAATTTCTTCTTTTTGGGTCAAGTGATAAAATAACGTTTAATTTACCCTTTGCATTTCAGTCTTTCTATGGGGTGTTTGTAGTTGCACTGCAGTAAGTGTTTGTTCCTTTGCCGATGAAACAGTTATAAGTTTTACTTAATTAACTacatttgtttgcataaaaatgtttacatgTGACTGTAAATTCAGAATaatctgtttttctttctgcTAGGGCCTTTCCCTCCAAGTTCTCAGAAGAACACCTATGTATTAACtgtaacagatttttttacaaaatggacGGAAGCTGTTGCTTTGCCGAATAATGATGCTGCACAGGCTGCCAAGGTTCTGGCTAATATGTATTACAGGTAGACTCCTTTTTATATTGTAATGTAATCTTTTAGTAAGAAAAATCTCACAAGGAGAAAAAACACTTGAACACCCAGTACACATAGGTGTAATTTTAATATAAAGGTCTTGCTTTAAAACAGCATcttctctttttttattatattggaTTAATCAAGTAACATATGACATATTTTTTGCCCTCCTTGGAAATCTGCAGACTACCTGTAAGAGACAGAGGTATGGATTTGGGGTCAAGGACCTATATTGGGCTTTTACAATGGCTTCCTCCTTCTATTCCATACTTTAGTAGTAATAGCTCACTATCCAGAGGAAATAAAAAAACGTGGTTAATAGGGAATATGCCATAAACTGATTGTGTGTACATTTTAAATGTAGTtcaattatattcttataaataaaatataacatctctgtgcatttattttataaatgtgtattatgcaaaattaaataactatatataaatgtttattttcaattcatatttattattgtagATACGGAGCTGCAAGAAATATTTATTGCAATCAAGGCTGGGACTTCTGTAAAGAGGTATGAAAGTAATGATTGGTGTGGCTGCTTTTTATATCTACATCATGTAGTGCTACATTTTCTGTGGTACTGAGTACTGAGGACACAATATTTGTGGCACACCTATAGCCTAGTAAAGCAACCCTTCCTCCATTATGCCCTGTTAGCTCACCAAGTTAAGTCAATAGTGTAGTCCAGGTTACTGGATCTCCCTCTTCTCTCCAGCTCAGAATACTCGTTTTCCTTTGAGAAAATGCCCccataattttaaaacatatgaTCCAGCACTGAAAAAGCTCAGGGAGAAAGCAAGCAAAATAAATTGGTAATatatctttttaaaaagtaacaatgaaaataaagCTGTAGCCTTACCGATCAGTAGTTTATAGGCTGCTGGGattagtgacccctatttgaaagctggaaagaggcagatgaAAAAGGACCCTAGAtataaactataagaaataaataatgcattcCAACCAAACCGACTAccgcctatacccgccattctaattcagtcgtttggccctagggaattagcccaatatcgaccacccgtaggtggggatatcgggagaatatccgcttgcttggcgacctcgcaacCTCGcataccgtgtatggccacctttagtgtgttCAACTCCTTATAACAGTATAAGGTATTTTACTTACATGCACAATTCAACTGCTGTGGTTTATCTTGTAGGGGGAAAAAGGTGGGTACTCAAAGATGTTTAAACAGTATCTTGCTTTAATTAAAACCAAATTGTTGCTGTTACTGTCAAAGAACATATAAAATGCAATATAGAGTAAAACCTTTAAACAAATATCCATTTCCAGTTGTTCCTGCCACTTAAGGAGCTGTATAGATACAGGTGATTTTCCTCTGCAGCATGTACACTCAAGGGCACACAAAGATGATATTGATCACCTCCGCCTGACACATTTCATTGCTTTCTGACTTCATCAGAGGCTCTGTACACACTGCAGAGAAAAAAACATCATCTATACAGCTCCTTAAAGAGTTACTGACAAGATAATTTTGTCTTTGCACaggctttataattttgccaaaaaagttctTCTTGATACTTTTAATATACAATCATACTTTAAACAGTAGTTTTGTTATTTCCGTATAACTTTAAGTGGTGGGAACTCGCCAATACTCATACATGAACCACAGAAGTGAAATGGTGTATGCAAGAAAAATaccctatggcagtgctgtccaacttaataGAAGTAGTGTCCAACTATTTTTCATGTAGCATgtttaagggccagatttatttaaaatgatgatGCCATATAGTGAAGTCTACGGAGCCTCaaaagcaggggtggccaagatgTCGATCACGGTCCATCAGTTGATCCCTCATGGATTTCTAGTGGACTGCGTCTAAGCCGGGGGACGCACAACGCATTTATTGGGAATGTGTACATACACTGTGTCTTGGGGGGGGGAGTCAAAGGTAGATTGCCTGGggacaaagtttgggaacccttgcTCTAAAGACCCATGGACCTCCAGTTGGATTGGTAGATTTTCAACTATTGTGCAGCCAACCAAGGCATTAGACAATAGACATTAACAAAGCCAGGTGCACAGGGAGCAACATAATTGTGTGTAAAATGCCTCTTATGGAACAAACTTCCAATCCATTCCTCTCTGTAGGTGAGCAGGAACTTGTATGAGAGGTGGAACATATCACAGACAATAACGTTGGCTGAAACAAGTGACCATGCTGGTCTGGATAAGATGACCTTTGAAGGACTGAAATCCTCCATAAGGATGGCAGTGAGTGACAATCCAAGTGAATGGGATGAATTCCTGGAACCAATTCTATTCACTTTCCGGACATCCATCAATCCTGTAACAAAGTACACACCTTATTTCCTGATGTTCAGTAGGGAAATACAGTTATCAGGGGTAAGCTGGAGAAGAcattattattgtatatatagtgtataacaGTACAGCTGTTACAAACTTCCAGGTTTCTGTCAGAaatcgttatttttttttttccttactgttGTTAATGTCTTCTGTATTTAAAATGCAATGCCGTGAAGCCGTGGCCCACTTCCCACTTATTACCAGCAATGGCAGAATGCTTGCTTGGTTTTACCAataattaaagggcaaggaaagcctTAGAAACCTCCTGGCGAATAAGGTGCTTCATGTAGGAAAAGATGCACCAGCATTAGGAAAAGAGTAGTTCAGCACTGCGATCTTACCTTTCCCAGGGTTCCTTAGCAGTCTTACAGTAAAACTCAAAACTCTTAGggctcgcgaggcattttcggcgatttgccaaaatcgcctgcgcagtgtgtgccatcccaccggcgacttacattttcgccggtgggatggtagttcggggagattagtcgaccgtgacaaggaagatttgttgcgggctactaatctccccgtgtgccagagcccttactctacTCTAAAGAGCTGATTTAGGAACCATTAAGTGTTAGGTTTGCCATGCCAGTCATAAAACACAAGTGAGTTCTCTTGAGGGAATCCTGGGGAAGGCAAGATAGATAGCAGTGCAGTGTTACTTGCTGAGGAATGCTTGAAACTCATGTATGAAATTGTAACAGTTTAGAGAGTCAGCTACCAAGCTTTGTGAACTGCTTCTGCATGGAGAGCAgaataaaacaactaaaaatggtaatgagaaaagaaagaaaaaaatataagctGCTGGAatttatgacagacaaacctaattttctgcttgataatttgtgacaacccctaagtttagcttcactcactgagcatgtgagtgtcagagACAaacaacaaaatccaagatgaggagctcctgtgacaaattcGAAGGCCTGGGTCATTTCTAGctgtattcatttttaggttttactTCCCGTTGTACTACAGCTACGGTTTGCTGGATAAGGGCTTTTTCCGTAATTTGAtctttgttttgccaccaatatggatttatgcaacttagttaccatttattattacaaagaaaatggaaaatattttagaaaaataattatttgcttaaaaaggactctatgggagattgcctttccataatttgaagctttctggataatgggtttccgaataagtgATCCCAAACCTGTAAATTTTTTTTCCTCCGCTCTCAAATATGCGTGTGATGCCATATTTTGGTAGCTTATGGTGTAAGCGAAACGAACCCATTAGGTTGTTTATTAGAGGActaagtaaaccttttattttaaaatctctaAAAAGACTCTTAACAGCCCCCAAAATGACATACCTCTCTCCCTTTAATTAGAAAACCCTTTTAACAGTAGCTTTACCTGTTTGATTCAACTCAAAATACCAGTCCGTTCATTAATTGatgaataaagtaaataaaataaatcaagagAAACTGTATAGCACATGCACCTTGTTGAattgaagtgtttttttttagaaaaaggctTTTTTAAGTGACCGTATTGAAAAAGCTAGCACCTTCTaataattgcacttttcttatttatttagcactttattcactttattgaATCAATTGATGAACTCCTGATTGGTATTTTGAGTTGAATCAAACAGTGGGAAGCTATTGTTAAAAGTGTTTTCTaattctttttcttctttattttatattttgtattttatacccCCAAGAAAACACTAATTTTGGAGAAGAGAACATCTTCTTTCCCTATTCCCCTTTTCCTGTAATAAGATACCGCTCTCCCTTCTGATGTCTTATCTAGCACATAAACTGAAAACTAATGCTCAGATTTTCCTAATATAATGTGGAGCTGCACCCTCTTTAGTATACTGAGATTACCTTCTCGTTTCAATAAGAAGCTTGTCAAAGTGTATGTTTGagtgatttccattggagcaggagGCAGCGAGCATGTACAATAGACAGCTCTTTGACTTGCTTCCTACTCATACAAGGAAAGGGGGCGGAGCTGACCTATACAtgaatcatttattttcttttgcaaataattcatgtttACCAGTTTTCTTTGGTCTTTCTAATACAGACTGAAGCAAATGAAGTTCCCAGTAGCCAAGGGCCATCAACCCACAGTAACGAAAGTCTCCTCCAATACACATGTGGAGTGCAGGAGCAAAGAGCAGCAGTACGAGAAATAGTAGGCACTGACATATattacttgctttttttttttttgcatttactgtattgtttttctaaacttttaaaatgtgtgtttatatCTACCAATCTCCATTCTTTTCCTATGATCAGTCCTGCTTAACTGTCCCATAAACTGAAAAGATAATTCAGTTTTTATAACATTCATGTTTTTAGTTTAAGATTCCTGAAGGTATATTATTGAAGTCAGAGTGAATCACCAAGGTTTTACACTGACTCCAATGAAAAGTTATATTCAGATGTGCTGGATATTTAGCACTGGCAACAAATGTTACCATGTTCAGAGAGGCGCCCCTTTATAATAAGCATGTCATCTGAGGTTATATGCTTCTAATTAAGCATGCACTGGATCCCTCAAAAATCCCTCAAAAAATCATTGTAATTtacaggatttggattcagtcaaATTCCAAGTGCCTGtccgaatctgaaccctaaatATTTAATGACATGAAACCAACTAAAGGTGATGGTTATTTATCTATTTAATTAATTTGGGTACGCTGGTATTTTGAGGGGGCAAATTTGCTTATTTGTATAAGGATATTCAAATTCgtatttggttcgggattcagctgaatcttttgtGTTGGATTTGGTATTTGGAcagatcctaaaattgtggatgCGTTCCTTCCAACTTATTGGTGAGTATACACAGGTATTGAAGCAGAAGTGGAAGTGAACTGAATAAGATGTTACCACCTCTATAACATTTCATTACACCAACCTAAACTGTTACTAACTAGGAAAGTGCAAGAGTATCTATATTCTTGGTGGCCAGATATGGATAA contains these protein-coding regions:
- the gin1 gene encoding gypsy retrotransposon integrase-like protein 1 isoform X1; this encodes MVTMDLLQVAEEVVESSPNKLEDIYRLLAEGSFPSSFCSIKKKNLKRYARKFTLEGGCLYYVGSKNEEKREVVVDPERRHQIFLESHITESGHHLGQKKTANRIQSRYYWLGVVKDVIDWIKICETCQNAEHHKNTPRKCKPVKVDRPWEVLSIVFHGPFPPSSQKNTYVLTVTDFFTKWTEAVALPNNDAAQAAKVLANMYYRYGAARNIYCNQGWDFCKEVSRNLYERWNISQTITLAETSDHAGLDKMTFEGLKSSIRMAVSDNPSEWDEFLEPILFTFRTSINPVTKYTPYFLMFSREIQLSGTEANEVPSSQGPSTHSNESLLQYTCGVQEQRAAVREIVLANLLATDKQERKSTPRPNRCSSAAFQGHDGIFGSSAVQPLKKFKQTAVMSFKFENVLFPEGTVAVEEVTS